A stretch of Castanea sativa cultivar Marrone di Chiusa Pesio chromosome 2, ASM4071231v1 DNA encodes these proteins:
- the LOC142626180 gene encoding pyruvate dehydrogenase (acetyl-transferring) kinase, mitochondrial isoform X2: MAAKKVCEALTFSKSLIEEVQRWGCMKQTGVSLRYMMEFGSDPSDKNLLISAQFLHKELPIRIARRALELQTLPYGLSQKPAVLKVRDWYLDSFRDLRSFPEIKDTNDEREFTQMIKAIKVRHNNVVPMMALGVQQLKKGMEQKIVYKDLDEIHQFLDRFYMSRIGIRMLIGQHVELHNPNPPPHCVGYIHTKMSPLEVAQNASEDARAICLREYGSAPDVNIYGDPHFTFPYVPTHLHLMVFELVKNSLRAVQERFVDSDKVTPPVRIIVADGLEDVTIKVSDEGGGIPRSGLPKIFTYLYSTARNPLDEECDLGIANAVTMAGYGYGLPISRLYARYFGGDLQIISMEGYGTDAYLHLSRLGDSQEPLP; encoded by the exons ATGGCAGCTAAGAAAGTGTGTGAGGCATTGACATTCTCAAAGAGCTTGATCGAAGAGGTGCAGAGATGGGGTTGTATGAAGCAGACAGGTGTGAGCTTGAGGTACATGATGGAGTTTGGTTCAGATCCCAGTGACAAAAATTTGCTAATCTCTGCTCAGTTCCTTCACAAGGAGCTCCCCATTCGAATTGCCAGGAGAGCCCTGGAGCTTCAAACCCTCCCTTATGGCTTGTCTCAAAAACCTGCTGTTTTGAAG GTTCGAGATTGGTATTTGGATTCTTTCCGTGACCTTAGATCGTTTCCTGAGATCAAGGATACAAATGATGAGAGGGAATTTACTCAAATGATTAAGGCAATTAAGGTGAGACACAACAATGTGGTCCCCATGATGGCTCTGGGGGTTCAACAATTGAAGAAAGGCATGGAACAAAAAATAGTCTACAAGGATCTTGATGAGATTCATCAGTTCCTAGACCGATTTTACATGTCGAGAATTGGAATTCGAATGCTTATTG GGCAACACGTGGAGTTGCACAATCCTAATCCCCCTCCTCATTGTGTGGgttatatacacacaaaaatgTCTCCACTGGAGGTAGCACAAAATGCCAGTGAGGATGCCCGTGCTATTTGCTTACGCGAGTATGGCAGTGCACCTGATGTTAATATCTATGGGGATCCTCATTTTACTTTCCC TTATGTTCCAACACACTTGCATCTTATGGTATTTGAGTTGGTTAAGAACTCGTTGCGTGCCGTCCAAGAGCGTTTTGTGGACTCGGACAAAGTTACGCCACCTGTTCGAATAATAGTTGCTGATGGGCTAGAAGATGTTACTATCAAG GTTTCAGATGAGGGGGGTGGTATACCAAGAAGTGGTCTccccaaaattttcacataTCTTTATAGCACTGCAAGAAACCCACTGGATGAGGAATGCGATCTTGGTATAGCGAATGCAGTAACAATGGCTGGCTATGGATATGGGCTTCCTATAAGTCGCTTGTATGCTCGGTATTTTGGAGGGGATTTGCAAATTATCTCTATGGAAGGATATG GGACTGATGCATACCTTCATTTGTCTCGTTTGGGAGATTCGCAAGAACCACTGCCGTGA
- the LOC142626180 gene encoding pyruvate dehydrogenase (acetyl-transferring) kinase, mitochondrial isoform X1, whose protein sequence is MAAKKVCEALTFSKSLIEEVQRWGCMKQTGVSLRYMMEFGSDPSDKNLLISAQFLHKELPIRIARRALELQTLPYGLSQKPAVLKVRDWYLDSFRDLRSFPEIKDTNDEREFTQMIKAIKVRHNNVVPMMALGVQQLKKGMEQKIVYKDLDEIHQFLDRFYMSRIGIRMLIGQHVELHNPNPPPHCVGYIHTKMSPLEVAQNASEDARAICLREYGSAPDVNIYGDPHFTFPYVPTHLHLMVFELVKNSLRAVQERFVDSDKVTPPVRIIVADGLEDVTIKVSDEGGGIPRSGLPKIFTYLYSTARNPLDEECDLGIANAVTMAGYGYGLPISRLYARYFGGDLQIISMEGYDLRCAFAGTDAYLHLSRLGDSQEPLP, encoded by the exons ATGGCAGCTAAGAAAGTGTGTGAGGCATTGACATTCTCAAAGAGCTTGATCGAAGAGGTGCAGAGATGGGGTTGTATGAAGCAGACAGGTGTGAGCTTGAGGTACATGATGGAGTTTGGTTCAGATCCCAGTGACAAAAATTTGCTAATCTCTGCTCAGTTCCTTCACAAGGAGCTCCCCATTCGAATTGCCAGGAGAGCCCTGGAGCTTCAAACCCTCCCTTATGGCTTGTCTCAAAAACCTGCTGTTTTGAAG GTTCGAGATTGGTATTTGGATTCTTTCCGTGACCTTAGATCGTTTCCTGAGATCAAGGATACAAATGATGAGAGGGAATTTACTCAAATGATTAAGGCAATTAAGGTGAGACACAACAATGTGGTCCCCATGATGGCTCTGGGGGTTCAACAATTGAAGAAAGGCATGGAACAAAAAATAGTCTACAAGGATCTTGATGAGATTCATCAGTTCCTAGACCGATTTTACATGTCGAGAATTGGAATTCGAATGCTTATTG GGCAACACGTGGAGTTGCACAATCCTAATCCCCCTCCTCATTGTGTGGgttatatacacacaaaaatgTCTCCACTGGAGGTAGCACAAAATGCCAGTGAGGATGCCCGTGCTATTTGCTTACGCGAGTATGGCAGTGCACCTGATGTTAATATCTATGGGGATCCTCATTTTACTTTCCC TTATGTTCCAACACACTTGCATCTTATGGTATTTGAGTTGGTTAAGAACTCGTTGCGTGCCGTCCAAGAGCGTTTTGTGGACTCGGACAAAGTTACGCCACCTGTTCGAATAATAGTTGCTGATGGGCTAGAAGATGTTACTATCAAG GTTTCAGATGAGGGGGGTGGTATACCAAGAAGTGGTCTccccaaaattttcacataTCTTTATAGCACTGCAAGAAACCCACTGGATGAGGAATGCGATCTTGGTATAGCGAATGCAGTAACAATGGCTGGCTATGGATATGGGCTTCCTATAAGTCGCTTGTATGCTCGGTATTTTGGAGGGGATTTGCAAATTATCTCTATGGAAGGATATG ATTTGCGATGTGCTTTTGCAGGGACTGATGCATACCTTCATTTGTCTCGTTTGGGAGATTCGCAAGAACCACTGCCGTGA
- the LOC142625843 gene encoding rRNA-processing protein fcf2, whose translation MPENKPVIGLSWEPKLSNLSSRTHNGSESKSQNQGETSALWRPNSELVDGLFVPPNDPRKLNKFKKKQLKDTAGKGWFDMPAQTITPEIEKDLRLLKLRSAIDPKRHYKKGDSKSKTLPKYFQIGTVVESASDFFTGRLKNKERKETIAAELLSDRTLADYRKRKVREIEEKNQPGGNEKWKIKGRQSLKRAKQRRH comes from the exons ATGCCAGAGAACAAACCAGTGATTGGTCTTTCATGGGAACCAAAGCTGTCAAATTTGTCATCAAGAACCCATAATGGGTCTGAGAGCAAATCTCAGAATCAGGGTGAAACCAGTGCACTTTGGAGACCCAATTCAGAGCTTGTTGATGGGCTTTTCGTCCCCCCAAATGACCCCAGAAAGTTAAACAAATTCAAGAAAAAGCAGCTCAAAGATACTGCTGGAAAAGGCTG GTTTGACATGCCTGCACAAACCATCACCCCGGAAATTGAAAAAGATTTGCGGTTACTGAAG TTGAGAAGTGCCATTGATCCAAAGAGGCACTACAAGAAGGGTGATTCAAAATCCAAAACGTTGCCCAAGTATTTCCAG ATCGGGACAGTGGTAGAGTCAGCCTCAGACTTCTTCACTGGTAGACTAAAAAATAAGGAGAGGAAGGAGACAATTGCAGCTGAGTTGCTGTCTGACCGTACCCTTGCTGACTACAG GAAGCGCAAGGTTCGAGAGATAGAAGAAAAGAATCAACCAGGGGGAAATGAGAAATGGAAGATAAAGGGTCGGCAGTCACTGAAGCGTGCAAAGCAAAGAAGGCACTGA
- the LOC142625856 gene encoding uncharacterized protein LOC142625856, whose protein sequence is MARIRSCGIVDPGWEHGIAQDEKKKKVKCNYCGKIVSGGIYRLKQHLARVSGEVTYCDKAPDEVYLRMKENLEGCRSNKKARQSEDEGQVYLNFHSNDDEEEVNVGYRSKGKQLMVVRTSPVNSTPLRSLGYVDPGWEHGVAQDERKKKVKCNYCEKIVSGGINRFKQHLARIPGEVAPCKHAPEEVYLMIKENMKWHRTGRRHRRPDTGELSAFFMLTDNENEEEEKEQAVLHHFGKESLVEGDKRLGKDLTKAVKGMSPSTCSEPSFKRSRLDSLFLKKPKTQKQQSHKQAKVNTASNKKSANEVISAICKFFYYAGVPLQAADSIYFHKMLELVGRYGQGLVCPQSQLISGRFLQEEITTVKNYLVECKASLTITGCSIMADTWRDTQGRTLINFLVSCPQSVYFVSSVDATDVIEDASNLFKLLDKVVEETGEDNVVQVITENTPSYKAAGKMLEEKRRKLFWTPCGTYCFDRMLEDFLKIRSVGECMEKGQRITKFIYNQIWLLNLMKNEFTEGQELLRLSITRCASSFATLQSLRDHKISLRKMFSSNKWTSSRLSKSDLGKDVENFVLNTAFWKKVQYVLKSVDPIMQVLQKIDNGESLSMPSIYNDMYRAKLAIKSIHGDDARKYEPFWNVIDHHWSSLFYHPLCMAAYFLNPSYRYRADFMAHSEVVRGLNECIVRLESDNMRRISASMQISDYITAKADFGTELAISTRTELDPAAWWQQHGISCFELQRIAVRILSQTCSSFGCEHNWSIFDQIYSQRHNRLAQKRLNDLIYVHYNLRLREHQLRKKSDEISLDSALIERLLGDWIIEAEKQALQDDEEIIYSGMKQLDSYDNDMVDYQDGTAEARKGSLELVSLTDVESLDAIPANAAAATDDEADINFFDDDLSD, encoded by the exons ATGGCCCGAATTCGCTCCTGTGGAATTGTTGACCCTGGATGGGAGCATGGCATTGCGCaagatgagaagaagaagaaggttaaATGCAATTACTGTGGGAAAATAGTTAGTGGTGGAATATACAGGTTAAAGCAACATTTAGCTCGAGTTTCTGGAGAAGTAACTTATTGTGACAAGGCTCCGGATGAAGTATATTtgagaatgaaagaaaatttggaaGGATGTCGTTCCAATAAGAAAGCAAGACAGTCTGAAGACGAGGGACAGGTGTATTTGAATTTTCATTCCAacgatgatgaagaagaagtgAATGTTGGGTATAGAAGCAAAGGAAAGCAGTTGATGGTTGTTCGGACTTCTCCTGTGAACTCAACTCCTCTTCGTTCACTGGGGTATGTTGATCCTGGGTGGGAACATGGTGTTGCTCAggatgagaggaaaaaaaaagtaaaatgcaATTATTGTGAGAAAATAGTTAGTGGGGGTATTAATCGTTTTAAACAACATCTAGCTAGAATTCCTGGGGAAGTAGCACCTTGTAAACATGCTCCTGAGGAAGTTTATCTCATGATAAAAGAGAATATGAAATGGCACCGTACTGGTAGAAGACACAGACGACCTGATACTGGCGAATTATCAGCTTTCTTTATGCTGACAGACAATGAaaatgaagaggaagaaaaagagcaGGCTGTTCTGCATCATTTCGGCAAAGAAAGCCTGGTCGAAGGCGATAAAAGATTGGGAAAAGATCTGACAAAGGCAGTCAAAGGGATGTCTCCCAGTACTTGTTCTGAACCATCATTTAAAAGATCAAGATTGGAttctctttttttgaaaaaaccaaAGACTCAGAAACAACAATCTCACAAACAAGCAAAAGTAAATACAGCGTCCAATAAAAAATCCGCCAATGAAGTTATATCTGcaatttgcaaatttttttactatgcAGGAGTTCCTTTACAAGCAGCAGACTCCATATACTTCCATAAGATGCTAGAGTTGGTTGGTCGATATGGACAGGGTTTGGTATGCCCTCAGAGCCAACTGATATCTGGCCGGTTTCTACAGGAGGAAATTACAACAGTTAAAAACTACCTAGTTGAGTGTAAGGCGTCCTTGACAATCACCGGTTGTTCTATAATGGCAGACACTTGGAGAGATACACAGGGTAGAACATTAATTAACTTTTTGGTGTCTTGCCCCCAAAGcgtttattttgtttcttcagTTGATGCCACTGATGTAATAGAAGATGCTTCTAATTTGTTTAAGCTGTTGGACAAAGTGGTGGAAGAGACTGGTGAGGACAATGTAGTTCAG GTAATCACAGAGAATACTCCCAGTTATAAAGCTGCTGGTAAGATGCttgaagagaaaagaaggaagTTATTCTGGACTCCATGTGGCACCTATTGTTTTGATCGGATGCTTGAAGACTTTTTGAAGATAAGAAGTGTAGGGGAATGCATGGAGAAGGGACAACGAATTACAAAGTTCATTTACAACCAAATTTGGTTGTTAAATCTTATGAAGAATGAATTTACCGAGGGACAGGAACTTCTGAGGCTCTCTATTACTCGGTGTGCCTCTAGCTTTGCCACTTTGCAAAGCTTGCGGGACCACAAGATTAGTCTGAGAAAAATGTTTTCATCAAACAAATGGACTTCCTCTCGGTTGTCCAAATCAGACCTGGGAAAAgatgttgaaaattttgttttaaacacTGCATTTTGGAAGAAGGTGCAGTATGTTTTGAAATCAGTGGACCCAATAATGCAGGTGCTTCAAAAGATTGACAATGGTGAAAGCTTGTCAATGCCATCTATATATAATGATATGTACAGAGCAAAGCTTGCAATTAAATCCATCCACGGTGATGATGCACGTAAATATGAACCATTCTGGAATGTAATAGACCACCACTGGAGTTCATTGTTCTACCACCCTCTGTGTATGGCTGCTTACTTCTTAAATCCATCGTACAGATATCGTGCTGATTTTATGGCG CATTCAGAGGTGGTGCGTGGACTTAACGAATGCATAGTTAGGCTGGAATCAGACAATATGAGAAGGATTTCTGCATCTATGCAG ATTTCTGATTATATTACTGCAAAAGCTGATTTTGGAACTGAATTGGCAATCAGTACAAGAACAGAGCTTGATCCAG CTGCATGGTGGCAACAACATGGGATAAGTTGCTTTGAGCTGCAACGGATAGCTGTACGCATATTAAGTCAGACATGCTCATCTTTTGGGTGTGAGCATAACTGGAGCATATTTGATCAGATATACAGCCAAAGGCACAATCGTTTAGCCCAGAAAAGACTGAATGACCTTATCTATGTTCACTACAACTTGCGGCTTAGAGAACACCAATTAAGGAAAAAGTCGGATGAAATCTCTCTTGACAGTGCTCTCATAGAACGTTTACTAGGTGACTGGATAATAGAAGCAGAGAAACAAGCCTTGCAAGACGATGAG GAAATCATTTACAGTGGAATGAAACAACTTGATTCATATGATAATGATATGGTTGATTATCAAGATGGAACTGCAGAGGCTAGGAAGGGATCCCTTGAGCTGGTTTCTTTGACTGATGTAGAATCATTGGATGCTATTCCTGCCAATGCTGCTGCTGCCACTGACGATGAAGCtgacattaatttttttgatgatgaTTTGAGTGATTAG
- the LOC142624942 gene encoding desiccation-related protein PCC13-62-like, translated as MALTITSTTTITTLLISLIFLPKLYSSEHNIDYVYSSIPKSDVDLLEFPLNLEFLEAEFFLHGSLGYGLDEFAPNLTKGGPSPIGAKRANLDPFTQDIIKQFAFQEVGHLRAIQKTVIGFPRPLLDLSVASFAKVVDRAFGRPLAPPFDPYASGLNFLLASYLIPYVGLTGYVGANPKLQAPASKRLVASLLAVESGQDAIIRALLYERVMMKVPPYGITVAEFTDRLSELRNNLGHAGFKDEGLVVPLVEGAEGKITGNVLVGNNDSIAFERTPEEILRIVYGGGNEQKPGGFYPKGANGRIARSHLHSMPTA; from the exons ATGGCACTAACTATTACTAGCACAACCACCATCACCACTTTACTAATCTCTCTCATTTTCCTTCCCAAATTGTATTCTTCTGAACACAATATAGACTATGTCTATTCATCAATCCCAAAATCAGACGTTGATCTTTTGGAATTTCCTCTAAATTTAGAGTTCCTGGAAGCTGAATTTTTTTTGCACGGCTCTTTGGGTTATGGCTTAGATGAATTTGCTCCAAATCTAACCAAGGGAGGTCCATCACCTATTGGGGCTAAAAGGGCAAATCTGGATCCTTTTACTCAGGATATTATCAAGCAATTTGCTTTCCAAGAAGTTGGACACTTGAG GGCCATCCAAAAAACAGTTATAGGATTTCCACGACCATTATTGGATTTAAGTGTAGCATCTTTTGCAAAAGTGGTTGATCGTGCATTTGGGCGACCATTGGCCCCTCCTTTTGATCCTTATGCTAGTGGACTAAACTTCCTCCTTGCATCTTATCTTATTCCTTATGTTGGACTCACTGGCTATGTTGGAGCAAATCCAAAACTCCAAGCCCCTGCTTCCAAAAGG CTTGTTGCAAGCCTTTTAGCTGTGGAATCAGGCCAAGATGCGATCATTCGAGCCTTATTATACGAGCGTGTAATGATGAAAGTGCCACCATATGGAATAACAGTGGCAGAGTTTACAGATCGCTTATCAGAACTAAGGAATAATCTTGGGCATGCAGGCTTCAAAGATGAAGGTCTTGTGGTTCCCCTTGTTGAAGGTGCTGAAGGAAAGATAACAGGGAATGTGCTTGTTGGAAATAACGACTCCATTGCATTTGAAAGGACCCCAGAAGAGATACTGAGGATTGTGTATGGTGGAGGAAATGAGCAAAAACCTGGTGGGTTCTATCCAAAAGGAGCTAATGGTCGTATAGCCAGATCTCATTTACATTCTATGCCTACAGCTTGA